The Nematostella vectensis chromosome 6, jaNemVect1.1, whole genome shotgun sequence region tctttaagtaaaacaaaaaaagcaagGTGGGAATATCCCTTATTTGTGAGATGGTATTTATTAGTCCAGACGTCACCTGGTGACTGGCCTTTCGTGGTAATCGTATTTTAATGCTTTCATGTCTTTCATAAAGCCTTGATCTtatagaataataaaaaaaaaacaatttttaataAAGTCAGCTTTATTAAACCAGCCTTTACCCAATGCCCGGTTTATTATCACTTTCTCGCCCACTTTTAGGAGTGGGAAGACATTGTTGCGAAATCTAGTTTATGTTAAGACGTAGGAGTAGATTATCCTCTTGAAATGTCTTAAAGCATTTTATTCACATAATTAGCGTGGAACAATAAAACCCTTGGACGTAAATGTAGCACGTATGTTTTCCAACTTGTCAGATACGTTCTTGATGTAACAGTTATCGGGGTCGGAGTGCTTTGGTCTATTTGGTTCAGTAGAGAGATATTTTTTGTACacctttttaaaataactcTAGGATCcctgtgtcgtaacccgcagtggttcatggggAACGTATGAATAGCTTGAAATCCTGGTCTTTTAAAGCTTTATTAATGTAAACAGGCACATAAGCAAAAACGCTAGAGCTTTGAAAATCTGGATTTTTTAAGCTTATTTATTTAATGCCAATGAAGCTAGTGCGGGTTACGGGTGCGGCATTTTCTTAAGTATGTGTATCCTAATATATCCTACTCCTACACCTCATAAGAGATTCGGAATTTAAGACGacccacctcccctcccctcccctcccctcccctcccctcccctcccctcccctcccctcccctcccctcccctcccctcccctcccctcccctcccctcccctcccctcccctcccctcccctcccctcccctcccctcccctcccctcccctcccctcccctcccctcccctcccctccctaaaAAATGAACTGCCCTTTCAACTCCATCTCCTATTTGACATATCTGTCCGCTTCAATCGTTCTTCCGCTTTTTCTTCATATAGAACATAGAACTTGATTTAGAACTTTTTCTTCAAATAGAATAAGTAGAGAAATTTCACCTTAACTTGTAGGAATTCGTAtatactacgattttgctgtccgccatcttgaaaaacCGGCGGCTGAGATGGTCTCAGTTCTCCCGCGCGCTCTCCCCAGACAATGTTCGAAAACGGCAACCATTAATTGATATGAAAGAATTTCCAGCTACGGTCATGTCTACTCTGCCAAATTTCTATTTCAACTCACTCCTCTATGTGCTTAGTGGGCTTTTTAGAGAACAGGAATAACACTtcaatttatatttatattattgGAAAACTAAACAAAATAAGGATGAGTTGGAAGAAAGGGTTTTATTCTGCAAGGTTTATAACTTaattacaataataatatggtgttgtgcattttttgataaaaatctaacgaAGTTGAATATGCGAAGCACTAagtgaaaatttaaaaacactaaaggtctagacttataaaaaatattcttagcCTTCTTTCAattaaaatatctttttaaACTTTTGGTGGATCAGGTTTGTGTTGGCAAAACCCACAAAATACAGCTTAATGGGTGTTAAAGAACAACAACTCTTGTCTGGGGGATTTTAATAGAATTCCAGATGACTTTATATTCCCACCTTAGAAGCCCGCAAAATAAGTGAGGGAAATTTTTTTAATGCCTTTGAAAACGCTGTATGGGTCTCTTCTCTTATTCAATGAAGTATTCTAAATGATTTCTTTCTCCGCTTTCAAAGGCAATTAGGTTTAAAGAGTCTGGGATAGTTCCTTCCTACCTTGAAAATACCCAGAATTCTCCCACTTTTATGCAAATCACAAATCCCTCGATAATTACTTATTTACTTAATCTCTAAACCCTGCAAGATATGACTCAACAATTGACGAgaatcatttcattttttccggaggtataaaataaaacatatcaAGGCGAAAACTATTACCATAGGTTTCCCTGAGTATACACATACAAGGAATTCCTCACGAGAAAGCCGACTCAATTTCGAGCAGTTTTACAATTATTAATGTAGAAacattgtttatattttttccttttcctaTAGAAGAGTTAGCTCCTTATAGAGCTAAGCTAATTTTCTATAGCATGGTTTCCGTATTTCTATGCCAACCGCGCGAAGGACTCAGAGTGATAAAATATTTATGGAGCGACAAATCCTACGTAGACCGATAACAGTAATAGTTATTTGTTTTGTGACAGAAAAAAACGCTGAAACGTAGTAATTCGGCTCTATCAAGCGGTCAGGGAAAAGGGTATTTTAGACAAGAAAGGGCTTCGAATCTGTGATTAACCGAAGAAAATCGGCGAGCTGAAATGACAACGGGAAACTACAAAAATATGCAGGTCAGAAATTTAGCTTTGTAGCTATTCAACTTTTGGATTTTGATCCAAAACAACGTCAAATCGCCTCTAGCAGCCAGTTGATTTCGCTCTAACGCACTCAAACATCCGTTTAAGAAAGCTCTAGGTTTTTCGCGGGAGAACAAATGATGCATATAGAAAATTGGGCATATTCTAAGGTCCAAAACTGTAAAGTGGAATTAATGCATTGAATTTCAGATGAGTTTGACATCTTAAAGGTGAAATTTGGGGTTGACGATGTCAAGATTGATGATGCATCCTAGCAGCAATAATAAAGGAACGAAGGAGAATGCATTATTATTCAGTCCTTCGtcgcaaaataaaaatataaagtcTTAAATGTATTTTCTAGAATGACGATGGCATTTTTGGGTTTGTTGATCACATTCGGGTCAGTTCAGCGAGAATCTTAAAATATTCATAACGATTCGGGACCGTTTCGCTTATTGCTCCGCGTAGACTAAATAGGTATTTGTGTTGAAGGCTGTGAAATTTTTGAATTGAACGTTTGGTATGGTTGTTGGGTCGAAAATTCTACAAACAATGAATTGATATTTTTATCGATTTTCCATCAATCTAACGGAGGCCATTTAGCAATAAATGCAAACTGTGGCCTATGCCTACTTTAGCCTAAAAATTACCCCAAGCTCTAACCATGTCTGCAGTATATGAATATATCTTTCCCCCCCTAGAAACGTACAAATATATACACAATATGTGTACATCAGCATATCTACACGCTATCAATCGCATTTTCCGTTTTTTAGTTTAGAATAGAGTTCTTTTTCAGAGACACTAAAGTGATTCTATTTTTGGGCTCGCCATGAAACATTCCAATTTCATCACCGGCCCCCAAAATAGAATTGCAGGTTTTATTCAAAACCTGTCATTATCTTTGCTGTCATAATAAAGGCAGTATAATAATGAATAGATTGTTATCATTTGACAGCAGCTTTAAAGATAACTGACTAAAATGGTATTTGGAGACGAAATTCAAACGATTTTAAATCAACACCATCTTGTATTGAAAACTTCATTTAACATTCACCATTCGCTACTTCTAGGATTAATTGCTCCAGCATTGCaaaaccacccctccccagaAAGTCGAAtgacgccccccccccctcctctcctGTGATCTTGTAACCGTAGAggatatattttatgcaagTATATTTTAAACTTGCAGGCCTTCAGGGCGGATCGAGAATACAGCGAAGTGACAATGCGCCCGTTGTTGGCTTTAAGTTCATCAAGTTCTATGCATAAAATATCTATTTCACACCTTTGTGAACTTTAATCTTGGCATCTTATCAAAGCTCGTAGAAGATAGTCAAATAAGCTAATAAAAGGCTAGAGACCTACCCAATGCTGTTTCAATGTTTAAGAGTTCATAACAGAGCACGCAACCCTTTGAAGTAACACATACCAGATTGACTGCTGAACAGATCTACGGGAGAAAAATATTGGCTCAAGTAATCAATCAGCCGAATCAGTCCTTATTCAGGAACGGACCATTAGGATTTTACGTTGTTTTTATCGTTTTTCCTTCACTCCTTTCCCCCTCCGCTTCCTTATCACATTTCTAATGGTCTGCCCTTGATAAGCGTGTAGCGCTATAGCTGATACAAGGTTTAGTCTGATACAATCAATCAATCGGCTTCTGATAAGTGTTTATTTATCTACAGAGCTCTATCAGCTCTTCGAGTGAATTCTCCATACCTCCCTATGAAGTTGTCCCTGCCACGAGGCCAATTATCGTCCTAGGGCCATCCCTCCGTGGCTATGAGGTACGTATGCCTTAAAACCCTTTTGCAGGCGCGTACTCAGGGAGAGGCACACCACCCCACCTTGATGGGCGGGTAAtctcttattaaggaatcttcaaatactatgctttttccatatgatatctatgacagcgcaaccccctcccccctcccttcctcGGCCAATCCCGGGAACGCGTCTGGTGGTTATTATGtatttattatattcttatgcTATATATTCTATTATATTAATCATGCTCGTTTATGGTGTAAGCTTTTTTCTGTTTCTATTACAGGTAACGGATCTAATGCACAAGGCCCTCTACAATTACCTCAAAAAAAGATTCGCGGGAAAGTATGTCTAAGTGCTTAGTTTGAAAATAATCCTAAAACAACTGGGTAACGCTTGGGCGTCCTCTTCTTCTGTAAAAATGGGTTTCGCCCTGTCGAACATCCTAAAAAGCCTTTATCCGCCACAcccttgttattgttttaattcAGGATTGAAGGGCAAATTATCTGATGAAATCACGAAATGGCCATCTTAAAGCAAAGTCTTATGCTTCATCCAAATTCAGTCGAAAATATCACAACATCTTtgccaaatcagccgatggaaatggatgctttctcctACTTGACACGTTGCTTGGATGGCTGAGGAAAAAGCGGCTCATAGAGACTTAATTGATTTGTTTCAGAATCAATATCTACAAGACCCATGCAGACATCGGTCTATCGAAAAGGTCCTCAAAGTCAAATCCGAATGAGAAAGAGCGGTTTAACCTGGTAAAGAGTGGAGGCCAGCGGGTGACAGGTGAGATAATGAGCTACAACTTTTCACTATATTTTCACTAGCCTGGGCCCATTTAGGGCATTTTAGTAGACTGAACTTTGGTTACGTACCCGGGCCTCTGAAAGGGCCTCCTGTGGTTTgtaagagttgtgacgtcacaagcgTGCCCCACTCCACGCTGCCTGACGGTTCATCTCCGAGAAAAACCGAAAAGAACGCATGCTACAGGCTATACCTTTATCATTGTAGCCACAGGAATCTTACTACTCGATATCATAATATATCATAATTTATCATCAtcggcatcatcatcatcatcgttattATCATCCTCAGCTGAAGTCCAGAGGGAAGTAGAGAGGATCTATGAGCTGACCAAGAGCCTTAATCTGGTGGTGATTGACAGTGAAGCCATCAACCATCCGTCCCAGCTGACCGACTGCTCGCTGGCTCCCGTTGTAGTGTACATCAAGATGCCCCCAGACATCCTACAGAAATTGATCAAACTGAGGGGACGCAACCGCAAAAACATGGGCGTCCAGGTGGTCGGCACGCAAAAGCTCACGCAGTGCAACGACGTAAGTCAtcatgtatacacctatttcttATTTCAATCATCGATTTCAAtcattaatatttttatttcttattttaatttttttctcgaTTGCACTCGAGAATTCATGAAGCCACATAAATGTTTAAAGTaacataaacaataaaataccAACGCTTTGAAAACCTTTGTTTGGGTTTCGTAATCATAGGCATCTCGCACAAAATCGAGGCTCTTTTTTTCTCATCGTTTTTATATTTGCCGCTTGAAGGAGATGCTAGCTTTGGTCTACCTTTGTTGTTTGTGCCGCTTAAAAGATGTTTGCTTTGTTCTCGTCTTCGTAAACTTTGCCCTTGAAGAGGAGATGTTTCacttaaatttaaataatgcttTGTTCTCATCTTAGTTATCTTTGCACCTTAAGGAGATGTTAGCTTTGTTCTCATCTTCGTTATCTTTGCACTTGAAGGAGATGCTTGACTTATGTTTAAATGATGCTATGTTCTTATCTTCGTTATCTTTGCACTTGAAGATGTTTGACTTATGTTTAAATAATGCTTTGTTCTCATCTTCGTTATCTTTGCAGTTGAAGGAGATGTTTGACTTATGTTTAGATAATGCCGCTTTGTTCTCATCTTCGTTATCTTTGCAGTTGAAGGAGATGTTTGACTTATGTTTAGATAATGCCGCTTTGTTCTCATCTTCGTTATCTTTGCACTTGAAGGAGATGTTTGACCTGATTCTTGACGAGGCCATATTTGAAGATGCGTGTGCACACCTGGGCGAGTTCTTAGATCAGTATTGGCGCGACCTGCACCCAGATGACCCTGAAGAGCTCCGTAAGATGATCATCAATGGGGCCGACTTTCCGGACAGACCCAACCCTCTAATCTCTAGCATGTCCGGACGGCACAAGTCGGCGTATGATCGCAGACAGAGCGTCGCACCTCCGCGGGCACCGGACCCAGAGAGAGTACTCGCCTTACAGGTAAAGTTATGTGTATGTATAGTATATTCGGGTAAAAAAAACCTCCAGCTAGCACAGCGTTAATTATGTTCCATGTTTTGCACACTTGCGGTTAAAGTTTACgagtaatgtttttttttattcatatatCATAAAGAATCTAAGAAAATACTGATCATCATATTATTCTACGGATAATATACCAAATCATCGGAGGTATTTTGATGCTTTGCATCCACAAAGTTCTCTAATAGCGTTTCCTATGCTGACATCTATTGCTTTCACCTTTCTGGTTTGATCATCACGTACACAGGACTTCAAGGATAATCTCTGTGTTGTTTCCACAACTAATCTTAATCTACTAATAGCGTGGTCATCTGGGAAAACTTTACTGTCCATTCTTTGCATATTGTGCAGGCGCCCTTGTCAAATTTGTATGCTGTTAGTAAATTAAAAATACTGTATCTACTTGACAGCCCGCCACAGCAGCAAGACAGAGCGTGTCGAGTAACGAAAGCGGACCCGCAAACAAGAACTCGATTCGCCGACAGAGGCAGGGCGAGAAGGAGGTCCATGGCATGGCGCGTGTATCCGAAGCTCGAGGCCTTATGCCAGGTAACCAATACGCGGGCGGTGAAATCCCCCCTGAGTACCAAGGCTACGAGGACGAAGCACAGTATGGGTACGATCAGTCCTATTGCGCTGAGCAGGGCTACGAACAGGGCTTTGACTACGCAGCAGAAAACCCATACGGATCGCCCATGGCTCTGCAAGACTACAGTAGCACGGGTCAGTACGATCCTAACCAGTACGGGGCCGAAATATACGAGGGGCAATATCAGGAGGGCGGGGACTATCAGTATAATGCCGAGCTCGGGTACCAGCAGGATTACAGCCCCGAGTATGACAGTCAGCAGTATGGGCAGGAGCCCCAGTACGGCTACCAGGCAGACAGTAGCGGGCCACTCCAGGGAGGGCTCCCGTACCACGCCCAGGGGTATGGGTCATACGACGAGAGGTACCCGGTCGCCGACGGGGGATATTACTGACACACatgtaaaaataacaaaggatTAGAGAAGACATATTATCCCAAGAAGAATGGCCAAgcgaaaaatatttgttttgatGCACAGAATCATGAGATTAAGCACGATTTCGCTTCCGAACATCCTATCGACAAGTGCCAAGCTGAATAAGACATAGTTAAAATAGCATCAAAGTAGTTAGAAAATAAGGATTTTCAAGCTATAGCGTCAAGGTTGGCTCATCCTCCAAGGTTGACTTCGCTACGACATTTGTTTCGATGCTTTGAATCATGAAATACAAGTCTCGCGTCATATCATCCTATCGCCAAAGACCAGGCTAATTAcgttaaagaatgtcaatcgGCCACTAGTATGTTATcatttacatttgaaaatacgATGGtctattcgcaaggaaacttgaaaataaccatccacggAAGTCTGTTACTTTTTGAACGATATCTGATTTGAAAGTATCTCCGTttgccgatggaaatggacgCTTTGGTTAATGTGCAAGAGCGGAAAATGgaggcgtgattggccttttttAAAGGTTGCGAAGACGCGACGTCAATTTCAACCTTTACATAAAAATGGTGTACAAAATTGTTAAATAGTAGAAATCATAGAATAATATCGACTTAGGTCATAAGTAAATGAGAAACACAAGAGCCAATCTTAGCCCTACTGTAGATGGCACGAttcagaatatttaatgatGAATAGAATCATTAACTATTCATTAACTTATATTCATGAATTTGcaagatttatttttattttttcggtATTTAATTTTTACATTCGAAGACCGCCAGTACCTTAaggccaagaaaaaaaaaaacagcaaaagataaataaaaaaatataggctGAATCGGCACCATAGCATTATTCGCCACAAATTCCCCTTCACGCGTGTAGTACAATATATTAAAATTGACAGTCTAAATTCCACTCTTGATCAATTATCGCATTCTCCTTACCGCTATTGATCTATTACCGCATTCTCCTTACAGAATGGACCTGCATGGAGAAGtacttgaaagaaaaaaaatggcagaTCCTTTGAATGCATACTGATAATAAAATTAGCTACATCGATACCGAAGGAATCTGTTTTTATTCCATGACCTTACCCTGAACAAAAGATTTGTCCCAGTTAGCTAGCGCGTACAAACACAGTCCTAAATAGCTAGCATTTCGAGTACAAATACAATTGCCACTCAATATTTACCAGTGAGATCATTCCCTACTTGTTGTCAAGAAGTACACATcgctaaaatattttaattaattCACAGTTAATTGCGAATTATGAAACATATTATATCCCCAGCTAAATCTGGGCAAGGAATCTCACCCTTCATTCTACCAATGGAGATGTTTACAAATGTACAATATTTCAACGATTATACGAATAAAACTCTAAAAATACACCCTTAATAGGGTTCGAAATCATGGTCATCTAAATGTGACAAATTCAATCCATTGATAAGCAATGTGCGGTTTTCGTGAACAAGACAAGTGCTTGTAGCTAGATTTATAAACAATCATGCGTTAAGTTTACATGGGTGTTTTTCAATTATAATTCtattatagtgcgacgcgcgctaccgtagCCAACattacagggtttcaagaaagttagccaatcagcatgcaCATAGcctacagggtttcaagaaagtcAGTTAATCAGCATGCACATAGcctacagggtttcaagaaagtcAGTTAATCAGCATGCACATAGcctacagggtttcaagaaagtcAGCCAATCAGCATGCACATAGcctacagggtttcaagaaagtcAGCCAATCAGCATGCACATAGcctacagggtttcaagaaagtcAGCCAATCAGCATGCACATAGcctacagggtttcaagaaagtcAGCCAAACAGCATGCACATAGtctacagggtttcaagaaagtcAGCCAATCAGCATGCACATAGcctacagggtttcaagaaagtcAGCCAATCAGCATGCACATAGCCTACACGGTTTC contains the following coding sequences:
- the LOC5508591 gene encoding voltage-dependent L-type calcium channel subunit beta-1 isoform X4; amino-acid sequence: MTTGNYKNMQSSISSSSEFSIPPYEVVPATRPIIVLGPSLRGYEVTDLMHKALYNYLKKRFAGKINIYKTHADIGLSKRSSKSNPNEKERFNLVKSGGQRVTAEVQREVERIYELTKSLNLVVIDSEAINHPSQLTDCSLAPVVVYIKMPPDILQKLIKLRGRNRKNMGVQVVGTQKLTQCNDEMFDLILDEAIFEDACAHLGEFLDQYWRDLHPDDPEELRKMIINGADFPDRPNPLISSMSGRHKSAYDRRQSVAPPRAPDPERVLALQPATAARQSVSSNESGPANKNSIRRQRQGEKEVHGMARVSEARGLMPGNQYAGGEIPPEYQGYEDEAQYGYDQSYCAEQGYEQGFDYAAENPYGSPMALQDYSSTGQYDPNQYGAEIYEGQYQEGGDYQYNAELGYQQDYSPEYDSQQYGQEPQYGYQADSSGPLQGGLPYHAQGYGSYDERYPVADGGYY
- the LOC5508591 gene encoding voltage-dependent L-type calcium channel subunit beta-1 isoform X1, with the translated sequence MSVRRKKSTIGSFRRKNSKSPNYLNFPDENGLFGDERRRRVSSISSSSEFSIPPYEVVPATRPIIVLGPSLRGYEVTDLMHKALYNYLKKRFAGKINIYKTHADIGLSKRSSKSNPNEKERFNLVKSGGQRVTAEVQREVERIYELTKSLNLVVIDSEAINHPSQLTDCSLAPVVVYIKMPPDILQKLIKLRGRNRKNMGVQVVGTQKLTQCNDEMFDLILDEAIFEDACAHLGEFLDQYWRDLHPDDPEELRKMIINGADFPDRPNPLISSMSGRHKSAYDRRQSVAPPRAPDPERVLALQPATAARQSVSSNESGPANKNSIRRQRQGEKEVHGMARVSEARGLMPGNQYAGGEIPPEYQGYEDEAQYGYDQSYCAEQGYEQGFDYAAENPYGSPMALQDYSSTGQYDPNQYGAEIYEGQYQEGGDYQYNAELGYQQDYSPEYDSQQYGQEPQYGYQADSSGPLQGGLPYHAQGYGSYDERYPVADGGYY
- the LOC5508591 gene encoding voltage-dependent L-type calcium channel subunit beta-1 isoform X3, which translates into the protein MLSSLGEILFVEKDRKLIESSISSSSEFSIPPYEVVPATRPIIVLGPSLRGYEVTDLMHKALYNYLKKRFAGKINIYKTHADIGLSKRSSKSNPNEKERFNLVKSGGQRVTAEVQREVERIYELTKSLNLVVIDSEAINHPSQLTDCSLAPVVVYIKMPPDILQKLIKLRGRNRKNMGVQVVGTQKLTQCNDEMFDLILDEAIFEDACAHLGEFLDQYWRDLHPDDPEELRKMIINGADFPDRPNPLISSMSGRHKSAYDRRQSVAPPRAPDPERVLALQPATAARQSVSSNESGPANKNSIRRQRQGEKEVHGMARVSEARGLMPGNQYAGGEIPPEYQGYEDEAQYGYDQSYCAEQGYEQGFDYAAENPYGSPMALQDYSSTGQYDPNQYGAEIYEGQYQEGGDYQYNAELGYQQDYSPEYDSQQYGQEPQYGYQADSSGPLQGGLPYHAQGYGSYDERYPVADGGYY
- the LOC5508591 gene encoding voltage-dependent L-type calcium channel subunit beta-1 isoform X2, whose protein sequence is MLSMTAQAFGVESFTDQAGQKRSLIRSSISSSSEFSIPPYEVVPATRPIIVLGPSLRGYEVTDLMHKALYNYLKKRFAGKINIYKTHADIGLSKRSSKSNPNEKERFNLVKSGGQRVTAEVQREVERIYELTKSLNLVVIDSEAINHPSQLTDCSLAPVVVYIKMPPDILQKLIKLRGRNRKNMGVQVVGTQKLTQCNDEMFDLILDEAIFEDACAHLGEFLDQYWRDLHPDDPEELRKMIINGADFPDRPNPLISSMSGRHKSAYDRRQSVAPPRAPDPERVLALQPATAARQSVSSNESGPANKNSIRRQRQGEKEVHGMARVSEARGLMPGNQYAGGEIPPEYQGYEDEAQYGYDQSYCAEQGYEQGFDYAAENPYGSPMALQDYSSTGQYDPNQYGAEIYEGQYQEGGDYQYNAELGYQQDYSPEYDSQQYGQEPQYGYQADSSGPLQGGLPYHAQGYGSYDERYPVADGGYY